The sequence below is a genomic window from Corythoichthys intestinalis isolate RoL2023-P3 chromosome 17, ASM3026506v1, whole genome shotgun sequence.
aaggtcttgccaatgtagttacccccattaaaaattgaattccctggccgcgggagcgcacatacacacattaattatgagttatgtcaacttaaacaattaattgaagccagaaaagaaccacagttatgtaTTTTGGACAatgacgtttattaaactgggtAAACTCAATACAGGACTTCAATTACAGTAgtccagttataggtcatcctccagtaaaacagtaaagcattgctttttatttttacgttcagtacgtatgttacgttataaGACCGGAAAAataaagttttgttttgttttgtttttttgatgaacgggccatgttttaaaacctcataGATATActgtaactacatcaccaaaacacggaaatcaagcaaatcagtgtagcgcagtggctccgcccatgGGATACAATTTGGGGGGAGTAACGCGAGTTGACgggagtaactacattggcatgacactggcgggcgtaccatattcagtgaatgatgatcttggcgaaaagtttaGCTGTcctagcagcctgatttagaactcccctcaagaatgatggcaaacaaaaaaacgctcattttcaacttcttgttataaatattcttgtaacttaattttattgctgacactgcgtttccgggtcatcaacatgttgtgcccccctgccccaaaagtcaaactccgcctatggtttggGTCCTCCATGCCGCTCCTCTGTGACGGATAGCTATCTTAGCCATGACAATAttaggaaaaacacaaaaattttaaattaaaattttaaacacgACTTAAATATTAGGTTTCACAAACACTCCATAGATAGTAAAAACAAAATAGGGAAAAACatcatatttaaataaataataaattaaagatTAATTAAAATTACATCAAATATAGGGTCAAAACACAATAactacaaaaaaaggaaaaattacagtaatattAGCAAAAACGTTACATTTATAAGAGCTAAATCAATTTTTGGACATATATAAGAAGAATACAGCTatattaagaaaaataagtataaAAACTGCGTAGATTTAGAGTTAAAAAAcgtgaatatttttaaaaattgcaaaaattggggggaaaaaaatgaattctaaatgaattttaaaaatggcTATCATATTCAATGTGAGTTTTTAATAAGACTAACACATTTccttcttttactaactaccacaacaaatACTTTATACCAGGGTTGTCCAAGTCCagattgttttccatgtctccctcctttaacacacctgaatcaaataatcgactcatcagcaagctctgcagaagCCCTGATTAcagtatttgattcaggtgtgttggaagagggggacatggaaaacaagctggataggggctctcaaggACCTGACtcagacacccctgctttatacTATAATACTATACATACAAGTGGGCTTGCAGAAAACCAGTTAAAGTCTGTATTCAGAGCTTTCCAAATTCAGAGTTATTCAGCAAAATATTGtcatataatgaacaaaaagtcaATTTCAAAAGCgtcagtgttaaaaaaaaatgtcaactcCTACTGGAGACCTCATAGTGTATAAGCACATGATGACACAAAACATATTTTTGtctcaaaattttcaaaaaccatCATTTAAAAAGAATTTTAAAACCTGACCGAATCCAACTTtaaataaaaagcacatgtgaaGTAATGTACAAAGTGTTCTAGGAAGTTCAGCTGTAAAAACACAATAGAAAAAGATTTGGATTGTGCAAGACACACCCGGGACAAAGCCTTTTCCTTGAGTCAACACAAGGGTCAAAAGTGAAACAAGCATATTACTTAatccataaaaaaaatttataacaCTCAATGTTATTTCTTACCTTTCTTCTGGAACGTGCCACTCAAACAGAGCATTAGaaccaacaaaaataaaaatttcccCATGTTCTTGCGCGCCTTTGACCCGTATGCAGTAACTCTCGCCGTCTTTTACGCTTCCCTCTaccatgagggggaaaaaaaaaacaacgtcatTGTGGGTTGGCTGTCTAACCCTCATGTAGCCTGTTTATGATCCTTATggcatcaacttttttttatgatGTTCAAAGGTGGCAGCCAAGGGATTCCCTTGTTTTTATCCTAATGTGGACTTGCCATATTCCATATCTCTAATTTGACCTGGAAATATGATCCCTTAATGTGAGATCATAACTACGTGCAGAGGAAATATCTGCTGAGCAGTGATAAACTTGTCTCAACGAGCTGCTAAATTTCCGGACCTTTCGTCATTTTTTGTCTCGCATGTTTTCAGCTGCTGAGACACGGAGAATAAGAATCTTAGTGTCGTTATACTCAAAACaggtttaatgtttcacataggAGTTTGATATGCTCTCATTGTAGTTTTTTATTATGTTtgatttattaggagaaagccgcAAACAGGAAGGTGTTACGGTGGGGAAcgaaaggaaggaagcagacagaagaggagaagaacaaacaacaagaaatacattattacatGCCTATGCAACCTttgaacatagtggtgctaaCGTTAGCTAATTATTAATTACACGTGGACACAAAGTAGCATGCCTGATAACCGAGGAGAAGGAGGACAGACGTGATTAGGTGGGGTGGAGCATACACAATTCAGCAATGTGTGGtggggaacccagtattatgtaaaTCACCTGTAAGtgcgtatacagtggggagaacaagtatttgatacactgccgattttgctggttttctcacttgcaagccatgtagaggtctgtaatttgtatcataagttctcttcaactgtgagggacggaatctaatacaaaaaatcagaaaatcacgttgtatgatttttaaataataaatttgcatttaattgcatgaaataagtatttgatacatcacaaaaatcgaacttaatatttggtacagaaacctttctttgctattacagataccaaacgtttcctgtagtccttgacaaggtttgcacacactgcagctgaGATTtttgcccactcctccatgcagatcttctccagagccttcaggtttcagggctgctgccgagcaacacagactttcagctccctccatagattttctatcgggttcagatctggtgactggctaggccactccaggaccttaagatgcttcttacggagccactctttagttgccttggctgtgtgctttgggtcgttgtcatgctggaagacccagccacgacccatcttcagggctctcactgaaggaaggaggttgtcagccaaaatctggcgatacatagccccatccatcctcccctcaatacggtgcagtcgtcctgtacccttggcagagaagcagccccaaaaaatgatgtttcctcctccatgtttcacggttgggatggtgttcttgcggttgtactcatccttctttttcctccaaacacgacgagccgagtttagaccaaaaagttccattttggtctcatccgaccacatgaccttctcccattgctcctctggatcatccagatggtcagtggcaaacttcagacgtgtctggacatgcactggcttcagcagcgggaccttgcgtgcgctgtaggattttaacccatgacggcgtaatgtgtttccgatggttttcttcgagactgtggttccagctctcttcaggtcattgaccaagtcctgccgtgtagttctgggctgatccctcaccttcctcatgatcagtgatgccccacgaggtgagatcttgcatagagccccagaacgaggcagattgaccgtcaacttgaacttcttccattttctaataatcgctccaacagttgttaccttctcaccaagctgcttgcttattttcctgtagcccatcccagccttgtgcaggtctattattttatccctgatgtccttacacagctctttggtcttggccattgtggagaggttggagtttgtttgtttgagcatgtgaacaggtgtcttttatacaggtaacaagttcaaacaggtgcagttacttccggtaatgagtggagaacaggaggggttcttaaaaaataactaagagccgaaatatttactagttggtaatgcatcaaatacttatttcatgcaggttaatacaaatgtattatttaaaaattatacaatgtgattttctggatttttgtattagattccgtccctcacagttgaagagaacttatgatacaaattacagacctctacatggcttgcaagtgggaaaaccagcaaaattggaagtgtatcaaatactccccccccccccccccccccccactgaaGTGCGTATATGTTGATATCatattctatgctacctgatcgctaATGCTGGCACTGACAATATCTCCACCTGAGTGTGTTTACTTGCACCCAGTCATGGGTGAACCCACTTagacgtgtgatagtcctgTAGAAAAGAGGAAATGCTGTGGGGGGGGGGCGCCCCAGGGCCCCGGCGCCACGCCAGCCAACCAAGGGGGGAAAGAGCACCGAAAACCCCTCTCCCCcgcagctccggcaaaggggctACCGTcatcccccccgggacccagggcggTCAATCTGCACTACCATGAACTAGCCATCAGGAAAGAgacgaggggacgcaccacctccCCCACTCCTACCCCCAGCCACTGCCGCAACCCCCCACATGTTTGGGACACGCAACTTTGCCACAAACTTTTTCGAAAATTCCTACAAATTTGATCAAATAGCTCTAAAgccatttatttttcatgttcatCAAGCAGAGACACTGACACCAAGATTAACCACTCAGGGGacggaaaaaaaagttgttgacaTCCATGTTGGATTCCAGCTGTTGCCAAACAAGCAAAAGATCAGACTGATGTTTTTCGGGTCAGCCATCTGTTCATGTTACATCAGATCGGCCATTAAaagtaaacatggcatttttttcatgttgacgCAGAGGGTGGAATTGTTAATGTTTACCACAGAATCATGGAATAGATGAATGCATTGCAGTGAACGTTTCGTGAGTGGATCACTAACACGAAAGATGATTTATGTTTGTATGTTatatttgtattgtattttcttATTACGTCTTAACACTCCATCTTATTTCTTCGTCACTCCGCGTTAGCCTTGCATGACtagagtggtataaaaaagtatctaaaccttttggaatttctcacatttctgcataaaaccaccatcaaatgtgatctgatctttgtcaaaatcacacagataaaaatacagtgtctgctttaattaaaaccacccaaacatttataggttttcatatttaatgaggatagcatgcaaacaatgacagaggagggagaaataagtaagtgaaccctctgcttaaggagacttaaagacatATGCAGATTTTAAAGGgttggggggcctggcccccctggtggccgaaaagtgtcattgcataaacttgactttcctatatatatataaaaaaaagttgtaaagaaataaaactgcaacaaaaatgaatgaaatgaacagaaaaatatatttttataatgggtcaaaattatttttcgaacagatcatgtgactaccaCCATAGATGGtcgtttgctttgcatataataaaaaaaaaaaaataaataaataaataaaaataaaaaatagggaGGGCAAttctatttttcaaatgaattttttctttgattgaaattttttttttttttttttgatcaaagcaagttttttgggtattgaatgatttagacacaaatgtcctacccataatatggcccaaacaccacaaggattgcttcaatcaaggagaactttttcaatgaaaagtattcaaatgcaaatttttcaatctcaaatattttttcgcattcaaaaacgttttctatgattgaaatttttctttttttgttttttttgattgaagtaatttttctttttgaaaatatatatttttttaagaactttttttttattgaataataaagacaaaaacgtcccagccaaaatgtggcccaaacacaaaacaacattacttcaatcaaaaaagttgcttcaatcaaaaaaaaaaaaaaaaaaaaaaattcagtctaagcaaaatagctttcacatgcatttttttttagtttcaaatttatttttgcattcacattttttattattgaagcaactttttgtgattgaaaatatatattttgattgaagcaacttttctttttattgaagcaaccttttttttttgattgaataataaagacacaaatctacctccatatggctccgcccaggggatacaatttttgactggggtaactacattggcatgacaccggcgggcgtaccatattcaacggATGCTgattttggcgaaaagtattgtctaagcagcctgatttagaattccccacaAGAATGGTGTGAAAcataaaacgctcattgtcagcttattatcataaatattcttggaagttaattttattgctgacattgcgtttcggggtcaccaTCAtgtggttttggcaaaatattttgtggactgatgaaaccaaagttgaattgtttcggAGGAACACACGtcctcatgtgtggaggaaaaatggaacagctcaccaacatcaacacctcatccccaccataaaGCACGGTGGAGGGAACACcatgatttggggttgtttcgctgcctcaaggcctggacaaattgcaatcattaatggaagaatgaattcaaaggtttatcaggatgttttgcaggaaaacctgaggccatctgtcaaacagttgaagctaaaaagaggatggatgctgcaacaagacaatgatccaaaacttcTCCCTCTGAACAGCTCAAATGGGATTTGACTGTATGTGACGTCACTCTATGCTGGATGACGCCttcgttgccacagcaacctgtcAGGTTTTTCAATAGTGTGtcccagtctgaacaggcccagatctaatttggacacttgctaaaaatagtgtcaacagtcagccctaaaaatcagatATGAAGAGGAATCCGATgggaatcagatatgcctgcGCTCTGAACACAGACTGTTTTCGTCTTTgttttttgacaaattttaattGTCGGTGTCATTTAATACTGCCACAATCTTGCAGTTGGGAGTGAAATTACATGTAAATATGCAAATACAAtcacaaaaaatgtttgttaTTCTTAATATGGAAACCAAAGAAAATACTTCAAAGGTGCTATATtgagtttgtcacttttttattCGCGACTGCGACCTAAAGGGTAACCGCAGATTGTGTTAAGATCATGCATGATGTAAATGCAATGGGCATTTACCTCTtcaaatcagcaccagaaaTGTAAAACAACAAACGAGATTCATTACTGTTAGTAGCAAgtcttaagtgggttagaaaTGTGTTTTTGCCCAGGGGAGACTAGGCAAAGGcattgtaaaacactgctgtttCTGCGGGGACTCGTGTGGATttacagtggtgcaaataagtactaagtcaaccaccaattgtgcaagttctcctacttgaaaagattacagaggcctgtaattgtcaacatgggtaaacctcaaccatgagagacagaatgtggaaaaaaaaaaaaaaaacagaaaatcacattgtctgatttttaaagaatttatttccaaattagagtagaaaataagtatttggtcacctacaaacaagcattccactcattacctgtattaatggcacctgttttaactcgttatcggtataaaagacacctgtccacactctcagtcagtcacacttcaaactccactatggccaagaccaaagagctgtcgaaggacaccagggacaaaattgtagaccggcaccaggctgggaagactgaatctgcaataggtaaaatgcttggtgtgaagaaatcaactgtgggagcaattattagaaaatggaagacatacaagaccactgataatctccctctatctggggctccatgcaagatctcaccccgtggcgtcaaaatgataacaagaacggtgagcaaaaatcccagaaccacacggggggacctagtgaatgacctacagagagctgggaccacagtaacaaaggctactatcagtaacacaatgcgccgccagggactcaaatcctgccttaccagacgtgtccccctgctgaagccagtacacgtccaggaccgtctgcggttcgctagagcaggggttttcaacccagtcctcaaggcacactgtgggtcctggtttttgttccagccgatccagcagagacagttgaaccaatgaggcttctgctaaaacaagccacacctgactgcaatcaactgattgcacttgtaaaacaccagattggggaaaaagtgttgtcatcttgtttggtaagaatgaaatcctgcacccacagtgtgccttagtggaataggttggggacccctgcgctAGAGAGcagttggatgatccagaagaggactgggagaatgtgttatggtcagatgaaaccaaaatagaactttttggtagaaacacaggttctcgtgtttggaggagaaagaatactgaattgcatccgaagaacaccatacccactgttaagcatgggggtggaaacctcatgcttcggggctgtttttctgcaaagggatcaggacgactgatctgtgtaaacgtaagaatgaatggggccatgtatcgagagattttgagtgaaaatctccttctatcagcaagggcattgaagatgagacgtggctgggtctttcagcatgacaatgatcccaaacactcagccagggcaacaaaggagtaacttcgtaaaaagcatttcaaggtcctggagtggcctagccagtctccagatctcaaccccatagaaaatctttggagggaggtgaaagtccgtgttgcccaacgacagccccaaaacatcactgctctcgaggagatctgcatggaggaatgggccaaaataccagcaacagtgtgtgaaaagcttgtgaagagttacagaaaacgtttggcctccgttattgccaacaaagggtacatacataacaaagtattgagatgaacttttggtattgaccaaatacttattttccactctaatttggaaataaattctttaaaaatcaaacaatgtgattttctgtttttttttttttccacattctgtctctcatggttgaggtttacccatgttgacaataacaggcctaatatttttaagtgggagaacttgcacaattagtggttgactaaatacttatttgccccactgtacactgGTACGTGTTCGCCCTAAAGTGTTCGACCCAAACActattgaaggaaaaaaaagggtTTTGGTGCAGTCGGAGGtctgtgtactcatcagggCATTGGTGGACCATGCGTAGCGCAAAACAGTATTTTAAATTAACGTAAAAAATTTCATGGAGTACTTTTATGTAAATTCAATGTTCCTTAACATTACAAAAATCACATCAAtgtattaacattttaaatacaCAAAATATTGTAAGAATAATgattgtcaaataaaaaaattataatagttTGACAAATATTGGTAATATAATGATTAAACAAGTTGTTTTGGTCTTTATAGCCTTTCAGACCCATGTCTGGCCCCCAGGTCAGGTCGATCTGTCACGCCGCGCTCCTGGCTTGGCGTTTTTCGGCTCAAGTGGTGACGGGAAACATGACGTCAGCACCCAAAGAATGTCCGTCCGCTCACTCCTGATTGGCCGCCAACCGGGGCCCACTTTTGGGGTGGGCGGAACCGGTAGAACATCCTGGGAAGAGTAGCAGCAACGGTAGCGAGCTAGACACAAAGAGTGAGAAAACTCCACGGGCTCTTCGGTTGAAGTTTTATTGCTTGTATTTAATTGTTGAAGTTGCAAGATGTCTTATAAAACACTGCACTTGTTGCTATTTACTGTGTGCGCAGGCGCAGCCTTGGCAACCCACGAAAACAGTaagtttgtatttttatatttttttgtttaaagtttATTTCAATGCTAAAGATTATAAGGTTGACGGCACTTAACTatttaaaacaataattattACACTGTAGCTATGTGTGTGGAATGTTATGACGTCACCACTGCGTTGAAAAAGCGTTCTTTGATGTTAAGAGCTTCAAATTACTCCAATGATAGCATAACATGCtcctgtatatataatatatataatactgcCCAAaaacgttgttttttttgttttttttgttttgttttaagatTTAAGTATTTAGATTTTTTATGATGTATTTACTTGAAGCCCTTGTAtgtaatatttgtaatttattgcACCAATAGATGAAATAACATTTTCAGCAAATCATTTTAATAattattgtagttttttttttgtttttgtttttttatggttttattttcatGTATGAGTATTCTTTTTGTCTTACTGGGCTGTCGTCTGCCAATTCAGCAAAGGAAAATCTGTTCTCAGTTGCTATTGCTGGATAGagtaaaagggggaaaaatcggCCAAAAGTAAATTATGCTAAACAAAATCATAAAATGTATTACAATCTAAAATAGGCATTAAATAATGCAATACACAACGATCATTTGGTAAACAAACAACTAAAACCACGAATTGAAGTACCGGtaccttttattatttttttagatgtgattcttcattcagctgattttgtttgAGACCGGAAAGCTGTCTTTCaagaaaaatgaatttaaaagatttttttttctcaattttattGAATATTACTTTGCTATATTATATgtttctttgttgtaaagccccCTCAGGTTTTTGTAAAAGGCTATATAAAGAAATTTGTAAATGTAGACAAACCAAATACTCACTCATAGTTATATATTCATTGCGAAAAATTACTATTATTGCAGCTAACAAAGTCATTttggtttatttttgttattcccaggAACGTAATTTAAATCAGAAAGTGTTTTTTGTGTCTAGCAAAATTGATTATCATAATATTTTGTGTTCAGTTCCTCACTACTCTTAGCTTCGATTAGTTAGTATACGCTAGCATGTTACTCAGTCAAATCAAATGTTATATGAAAACATGACTTGTGTGTCCAGAAAGCGCCAAAGGAAGAATGTTCTCCTACTTTGACGCTTCCTCCACTGATGAACCCTTCACCCTGGAGGATATCTATGGTCTCGAAGTCGTCCCGGTGGCGAACGGCACCAAGAGGACCAGCAACGTGGCCGCAAGTCACATCTCTGAGGACGTGCGTAGCTTCCTGACCGGCCGCTTGTCCACATTAATCATCCCATCTTTCTACACCTTGGTGTGCCTCTTCGCCCTGCCTGTCAACGCCTGCGCCGTCCTGGCCTTCTCGCGGCGCATTCGGCCCAAGAAACCCGCCGCCATTTACATGCTCAACCTGGCGTGCGCTGACCTGCTCTTCGCCTCGCTTCTGCCATTGAAGGCGGCATACCACTTCGCCGGGAACAACTGGGTGTTCGGAGAGAACGTGTGCCGCGTGGTTACTGCCGCTTTCTACTGGAATATGTACTGCTCAGTCCTCCTAGTGGCGTGCATCAGCGTGGACCGCCTCCTGGCAGTAGTGTATCCCATTGACTCGCTGGCGTGGAGAACGCCACGCAACGCCGTCCTAGCTTGCGTGGCCATGTGGGTCCTGTCCCTGGCGGGCTCAGTGCCTCTGGTGGTCTCGGAGCAGACGTTCTACCTGAAGGAGCTAAACATCACCACCTGCCATGACGTCCGGCCGGTGGGTGAGGTGGTCGGGCTCTTCGGGCCGTACTTTGTTGCCTTGTGTGTTGCCCTCTTCATCGTCCCGCTGATAGTCACTGTCACGTCGTACATCCGCGTCATCTGGTCCCTGAGCCGGGCCCCTCGCGGTATTCCCGGACGCTCCCGTCGGAAAACCAGAGCTCTGGTGATGGCGCTAACCGTTCTGGTGATGTTTTTCTTGTGCTTCGCGCCCACAAACTGCCTCCTCCTGGTGCATTACGCGCAGCTCCACAGCGGGGTGAAGCAGGTCAGTGATGCCCCTGAGAGCTCATACGTGGCATACCTGTTCTTCCTGTGTTTTGGCACTCTTAACTGCCTGCTGGATCCGTTGCTCTACTGCTTCGGGTCATCCCAATGTCAGCGAGAGCTTGCCGGAGCACTTAAGTGTCAGAAGATAGGTGAGAGCTTCAGCACCAGCTCATCAGACTCGTACAGATCCAGCACCAGGACCATTTTGAAGAGTAGCCACACAGAGCGTTCTGTTCAAAACGTCTCACATGCCAAGAAGGATTCTTTGCAGAGAAGCCAGAGCGGCCAGTATAAGAAACTTCTAGTCTGACTAAAGAACCACCAAAAACAATAACCAGTCCAAGTTAAGTACATTTTTACCACGTAAATTTTCCTCTGGGAATCTCTGGAAGCTGGTCAATTTTACCTGATTTACCTGAGTCCTTCCAAAAAATAAGGCTTGGAAAA
It includes:
- the LOC130905313 gene encoding proteinase-activated receptor 1-like, with the translated sequence MSYKTLHLLLFTVCAGAALATHENKSAKGRMFSYFDASSTDEPFTLEDIYGLEVVPVANGTKRTSNVAASHISEDVRSFLTGRLSTLIIPSFYTLVCLFALPVNACAVLAFSRRIRPKKPAAIYMLNLACADLLFASLLPLKAAYHFAGNNWVFGENVCRVVTAAFYWNMYCSVLLVACISVDRLLAVVYPIDSLAWRTPRNAVLACVAMWVLSLAGSVPLVVSEQTFYLKELNITTCHDVRPVGEVVGLFGPYFVALCVALFIVPLIVTVTSYIRVIWSLSRAPRGIPGRSRRKTRALVMALTVLVMFFLCFAPTNCLLLVHYAQLHSGVKQVSDAPESSYVAYLFFLCFGTLNCLLDPLLYCFGSSQCQRELAGALKCQKIGESFSTSSSDSYRSSTRTILKSSHTERSVQNVSHAKKDSLQRSQSGQYKKLLV